One Astyanax mexicanus isolate ESR-SI-001 chromosome 3, AstMex3_surface, whole genome shotgun sequence genomic region harbors:
- the LOC125799358 gene encoding beta-1,4-mannosyl-glycoprotein 4-beta-N-acetylglucosaminyltransferase-like — protein MAEDTVDKAGQRLILEHHKKNNTVLDDRLNKTGKKAAKCTCRTGWHGPNCGVPTVVQHSNLRTKSHLSPRKVPRRIINAININHEFDLLHTRFHELADTVDLFLVCESNFTAYGNSKPLRFLQLLLNGTFSYIEHKILYIFLDHFPNGGRADGWIADDYLRTFLTKNGLSRVQDHRPDDVFVLDDADEIPLREGLLFLKLYDGWTEPFGIHMRKSLYGFFWRQLGTLDVLSGCTVAMLLTVYKGDGILLRRRDYYNMPGFRQYEKTSGHVLIPWSIGNPVHYAGWHCSWCFKPEGIYYKLISAQNGDFPRWGDFPEKLKLTYIKELIRTGGWFDDSDPSYPPSDPKEHMYAPKYLLENFEKYRYLLENPYAKR, from the coding sequence ATGGCTGAAGACACTGTGGACAAAGCTGGGCAGCGGTTGATACTGGAGCACCATAAGAAAAACAATACAGTTCTTGATGATCGTCTGAACAAGactggaaagaaagctgcaaaaTGCACTTGCCGAACGGGTTGGCACGGCCCTAATTGTGGCGTGCCCACTGTGGTTCAGCACTCGAATCTTCGAACCAAGTCACACCTGAGTCCCAGAAAGGTTCCACGGCGGATTATCAATGCTATCAACATCAATCATGAGTTTGACCTGCTGCACACCCGGTTTCATGAACTGGCAGACACTGTGGATCTCTTCTTGGTGTGCGAGTCGAACTTTACCGCCTATGGAAATTCCAAACCACTTAGGTTTCTGCAGCTGCTCCTTAACGGGACCTTCAGCTACATAGAGCACAAGATCCTCTACATCTTCCTCGACCACTTTCCAAACGGAGGGCGAGCCGATGGCTGGATTGCAGACGACTATCTGCGCACCTTCCTGACCAAAAACGGATTGTCGAGGGTTCAGGATCATAGGCCGGACGATGTGTTCGTTCTGGACGATGCTGATGAGATTCCTCTGAGGGAAGGTCTTCTTTTCCTCAAGCTTTATGATGGCTGGACAGAGCCGTTCGGAATCCACATGCGTAAGTCCTTGTACGGGTTTTTCTGGAGGCAGCTGGGTACACTGGACGTGTTGTCAGGATGCACCGTGGCCATGCTCCTCACTGTCTACAAGGGGGATGGGATTCTGCTGAGAAGGAGGGATTATTACAACATGCCAGGATTCAGGCAGTATGAGAAGACCTCAGGACATGTGCTGATCCCTTGGTCTATCGGAAACCCAGTTCACTACGCGGGTTGGCACTGCTCGTGGTGTTTCAAACCAGAGGGAATTTATTACAAGTTGATTTCTGCGCAAAACGGTGACTTTCCTCGCTGGGGAGACTTTCCGGAGAAGCTAAAACTTACCTATATAAAGGAGCTAATACGAACTGGCGGCTGGTTTGATGATTCAGACCCAAGTTACCCCCCATCAGACCCTAAAGAGCACATGTATGCTCCTAAATATTTGCTAGAAAATTTTGAAAAGTATCGCTACTTGCTTGAGAACCCATATGCAAAAAGATGA